In Nostoc sp. CENA543, a single genomic region encodes these proteins:
- a CDS encoding FecR family protein, with the protein MRFKFSLWLAISLWGVVIPIMTTQQASASTPLTRAEIQSLRNFVQLLQRSTRSKRKAKRADTIIPGDGISTGRASLADLRFNDGSLARIGEQAIFQFLPRTRNFRLSNGTALLLIPPGRGQTQIQTPSATAAIRGSALFVRYDEQTDTTVVGALTNSGIVVSNKDGSQAQELQAGQLIVVVKGRFQGLYDFDLQNFYQTSDLVQGLDLTRQNLTSSTDPAIASVQAEVVAALAGQTPLSGQDVIENPAFLELTANSGSDNQSNDLTANSNNSSMDSFFDTGEILFNNAQDLANRNDNRAVVENNVVSIPVSTPTIPVTTININLEPIITEVTQPTTTQQPTTPEVIQVTNTPVVTQDTYQQETIQNTNTQETIQNTDTQETIQNTNTQETIQITNTQGAGTTGVNLQDTQR; encoded by the coding sequence ATGCGATTTAAATTCTCTTTGTGGTTGGCAATTAGTTTATGGGGAGTAGTCATACCCATAATGACGACACAGCAGGCTAGTGCTAGCACCCCTTTGACTCGTGCGGAAATTCAAAGCCTACGTAATTTCGTGCAGCTACTACAAAGAAGCACCAGAAGTAAACGTAAAGCCAAGCGCGCCGATACTATCATTCCAGGTGATGGGATATCTACAGGTAGAGCGTCTTTAGCCGACTTACGTTTTAATGATGGTTCTTTAGCCAGAATTGGCGAACAAGCTATTTTTCAATTCTTACCTAGAACACGTAACTTTAGATTGTCCAACGGTACTGCATTACTGTTGATTCCACCAGGAAGAGGTCAAACACAGATTCAAACCCCTAGCGCGACAGCAGCTATTCGGGGTTCGGCGTTGTTTGTCCGTTATGATGAACAAACAGATACTACCGTGGTTGGTGCATTAACTAACAGTGGGATTGTTGTTTCTAACAAAGATGGTTCACAAGCTCAAGAACTTCAAGCTGGACAGCTGATAGTTGTAGTCAAAGGTAGGTTTCAAGGGTTATATGATTTTGACCTACAAAATTTTTATCAAACCAGCGATTTAGTGCAAGGATTAGATTTAACTAGACAAAATCTTACATCTTCCACAGACCCAGCGATCGCCAGTGTCCAAGCAGAAGTAGTCGCAGCTTTAGCTGGACAAACACCTCTGAGTGGTCAAGATGTCATTGAAAATCCTGCTTTTTTGGAGTTAACTGCTAATTCCGGTAGTGATAACCAATCTAATGATTTAACCGCCAACTCTAATAACTCTTCAATGGATTCTTTCTTCGACACGGGAGAAATCCTATTTAATAATGCTCAAGATTTAGCTAATAGAAACGATAACAGGGCTGTTGTAGAAAATAACGTTGTTTCTATTCCTGTTAGTACACCTACTATCCCTGTCACCACGATAAATATTAATCTTGAGCCAATCATCACTGAAGTTACTCAACCAACAACCACACAACAACCTACTACGCCAGAAGTTATTCAGGTGACTAATACACCTGTAGTTACTCAAGATACTTATCAACAGGAAACTATTCAAAACACCAATACACAGGAAACTATTCAAAACACCGATACACAGGAAACTATTCAAAACACCAATACACAGGAAACTATTCAAATCACTAATACACAGGGAGCAGGCACAACAGGTGTAAATTTACAGGATACCCAGAGATAA
- the leuS gene encoding leucine--tRNA ligase, with protein sequence MDSRYNPAAIEEKWQQTWLELGLDKTPTDSDKPKFYALSMFPYPSGSLHMGHVRNYTITDVIARLKRMQGYRVLHPMGWDAFGLPAENAAIDRGVPPAKWTYQNIAQMRQQLQRLGLSIDWDKEIATCSPDYYKWTQWIFLQFLQAGLAYQREAAVNWDPIDQTVLANEQVDSEGRSWRSGAKVERKLLRQWFLKITDYAEELLNDLDKLTGWPERVKLMQANWIGKSTGAYLEFPIVGSDEKIAVYTTRPDTVFGVSYVVLAPEHPLTKQVTTKAQQAAVEAFIQEVTNQSELERTAEDKPKRGVPTGGKVTNPFTGEEVPIWIADYVLYEYGTGAVMGVPAHDARDFKFAQRYDLPIEFVIAAPEDVADFDLKPTSDTEEVTQLVQIEYNEAYTEPGILINSGLFTGMTSTEAKSAITKYAQEQGFGKERIQYRLRDWLISRQRYWGAPIPVIHCPNCGIVPVPDQDLPVQLPEDVEFTGRGGSPLAQLESWVNVPCPSCGTPAKRETDTMDTFIDSSWYFLRFPDAKNENQVFDSAITNDWMSVEQYVGGIEHAILHLLYSRFFTKVLRDRGLLNFDEPFARLLTQGMVQGLTYMNPNKGGKDKWIPSSLVNPDDPRDPQTGEPLQRLYATMSKSKGNGVAPEDVIGKYGVDTARMFILFKAPPEKDLEWDEADVEGQFRFLNRVWRLVTDYAAAGVCRQRAQLDNLSKSEKELRRAIHTAIQAVTEDLEDEYQFNTAVSELMKLSNALTDADCRNSPIYAEGVQTLVVMLAPFAPHIADELWHLLGNSASVHTQTWPTFDPAALVADEITLVIQVNGKKRADLQVPAQADKAELEKYARESEAVQRHLEGKEIKKVIVVPGKLVNFVVG encoded by the coding sequence GTGGATTCCCGATACAACCCAGCAGCAATTGAGGAAAAATGGCAACAAACATGGTTAGAACTTGGCTTAGACAAGACCCCCACAGATAGTGATAAGCCCAAATTCTACGCTCTATCCATGTTCCCCTACCCATCAGGCAGCCTGCACATGGGTCACGTCCGTAACTATACAATTACCGATGTGATTGCCCGCCTCAAACGGATGCAAGGGTATCGGGTACTACATCCGATGGGATGGGATGCTTTTGGTTTACCCGCAGAAAACGCTGCCATTGACCGTGGTGTCCCCCCGGCGAAGTGGACTTATCAAAATATTGCCCAAATGCGGCAACAATTACAGCGTCTTGGCTTATCTATTGATTGGGATAAGGAAATTGCTACCTGTTCCCCAGACTATTACAAGTGGACACAATGGATTTTCTTGCAGTTTTTGCAAGCAGGTTTAGCCTACCAAAGAGAAGCAGCCGTTAACTGGGACCCTATTGACCAGACGGTATTGGCAAACGAACAAGTTGACAGCGAAGGACGCTCTTGGCGCAGTGGGGCAAAAGTCGAGCGTAAATTGTTGCGCCAGTGGTTTTTGAAGATTACTGACTACGCGGAAGAATTATTAAACGACCTGGATAAATTGACAGGCTGGCCAGAACGGGTCAAGTTGATGCAGGCGAACTGGATAGGTAAATCCACAGGCGCGTATTTAGAATTTCCCATTGTGGGCAGTGATGAGAAAATCGCCGTGTATACCACTCGTCCTGATACAGTGTTCGGTGTGAGCTATGTAGTTTTAGCCCCAGAACATCCGTTAACGAAACAAGTCACCACAAAAGCCCAACAAGCAGCAGTAGAAGCCTTTATTCAAGAGGTGACAAATCAAAGCGAGTTAGAACGTACCGCCGAAGACAAACCCAAGCGTGGTGTTCCGACTGGGGGTAAAGTCACTAACCCATTTACTGGGGAAGAAGTACCCATTTGGATTGCCGACTATGTACTGTATGAGTATGGTACTGGGGCAGTGATGGGTGTACCGGCTCATGATGCACGGGATTTTAAATTTGCCCAAAGGTATGATTTACCCATTGAATTTGTAATTGCTGCACCAGAAGATGTGGCAGATTTTGATTTAAAGCCAACATCAGACACAGAAGAAGTTACCCAACTGGTACAGATTGAATATAACGAAGCATACACAGAACCAGGAATTTTAATTAATTCTGGGTTGTTTACTGGTATGACTTCTACAGAAGCCAAGTCAGCAATTACTAAATATGCCCAAGAACAAGGCTTTGGGAAAGAACGGATTCAATATCGCTTGCGGGATTGGTTGATTTCGCGTCAACGCTATTGGGGCGCACCTATTCCTGTAATTCACTGCCCCAACTGTGGCATAGTCCCAGTACCAGATCAGGATTTGCCTGTACAGTTACCCGAAGATGTGGAATTTACTGGACGTGGTGGTTCACCTTTGGCACAGTTGGAAAGTTGGGTAAATGTACCTTGTCCTAGCTGTGGTACTCCTGCGAAACGGGAAACTGACACGATGGATACCTTTATTGATTCCTCGTGGTATTTCTTGCGGTTTCCTGATGCGAAAAATGAAAATCAGGTATTTGATTCTGCCATTACTAACGACTGGATGTCGGTAGAACAGTATGTAGGTGGAATTGAACACGCGATTTTACATTTATTGTATTCTCGGTTCTTTACCAAAGTTTTGCGCGATCGCGGTTTGTTGAACTTCGATGAACCATTTGCCAGACTGTTAACCCAAGGGATGGTACAGGGTTTAACTTACATGAATCCTAACAAGGGTGGTAAAGATAAATGGATTCCTTCGAGTTTAGTTAACCCTGATGATCCCCGTGATCCTCAAACTGGTGAACCTTTACAGCGTCTTTACGCTACTATGTCCAAATCCAAGGGTAATGGTGTTGCACCAGAAGATGTAATTGGTAAGTATGGTGTAGATACAGCCCGGATGTTCATTTTATTTAAAGCACCACCAGAAAAAGACCTGGAATGGGATGAGGCGGATGTAGAAGGACAATTCCGGTTTTTAAATCGGGTTTGGCGGTTGGTGACAGACTATGCTGCGGCGGGGGTTTGTCGTCAACGGGCGCAACTCGATAACTTGAGTAAGTCCGAAAAGGAATTACGGCGCGCAATTCACACAGCCATCCAAGCGGTAACGGAAGACTTAGAAGATGAGTATCAATTCAACACGGCCGTTTCCGAGTTGATGAAATTGAGTAATGCGCTCACTGACGCAGACTGTCGCAATTCCCCCATTTATGCCGAAGGTGTGCAAACTTTGGTAGTGATGTTAGCTCCCTTTGCGCCCCACATTGCTGATGAATTGTGGCACCTGTTGGGCAATAGCGCATCGGTGCATACTCAAACTTGGCCTACTTTTGACCCTGCTGCATTGGTAGCCGATGAAATTACACTGGTAATTCAGGTGAATGGTAAAAAACGCGCTGATTTACAAGTTCCAGCCCAGGCGGATAAAGCCGAGTTGGAGAAATACGCCCGTGAATCAGAAGCTGTTCAGCGTCATTTAGAAGGAAAGGAAATTAAAAAGGTGATTGTTGTACCTGGAAAGTTAGTTAACTTTGTAGTGGGTTAA
- the hisD gene encoding histidinol dehydrogenase codes for MQLLKTTDKDFTAKFQALVNDRREATVDVSGTVHNILTDVKVRGDAAVKEYTSRFDHFNPESLRLSATFIAEQAAKCPPEVIAALELAAERISAFHSKQLPQDIGYTDTVGVKLGLNWVALSQVGIYVPGGRASYPSSVLMNALPAKIAGVERIVMTVPMPRGEINPAVLAAAQVAGVTEIYSIGGAQAIAALAYGTETITPVDKIVGPGNAYVAEAKRQVFGTVGIDSIAGPSEILVVADAQNQPEWIAWDLLSQAEHDPSAQSILITDSESFAQQVIAAVEQVIPQLSTKEAASTSWQKHGAVIIVEDLADSIPLLNQLAPEHVELCVDHPQLLASRIKCAGSMFLGRYTPEAIGDYLGGPNHVLPTSRSARFASGLSVYDFLKRITYLECNQAALQEVGNAAVTLATAEGLPAHAGSVAIRLKSNSAVEIK; via the coding sequence ATGCAACTTCTGAAAACAACCGACAAAGACTTTACCGCCAAATTCCAAGCCCTTGTAAATGACCGCCGGGAAGCAACAGTTGATGTTAGTGGTACAGTGCATAACATTCTCACTGATGTCAAAGTGCGCGGTGATGCCGCAGTTAAAGAATACACCAGTCGGTTTGACCATTTCAACCCTGAATCGTTGCGTTTAAGTGCAACCTTCATTGCGGAACAAGCAGCTAAATGCCCACCGGAAGTTATAGCCGCTTTAGAATTAGCGGCTGAACGCATCAGTGCTTTCCACAGTAAGCAACTACCCCAGGATATTGGTTACACAGACACCGTAGGCGTAAAACTCGGTTTAAATTGGGTAGCTTTATCCCAAGTTGGGATTTACGTCCCCGGAGGACGCGCCAGTTACCCTAGTTCTGTACTGATGAATGCCCTACCAGCTAAAATCGCAGGTGTAGAACGCATTGTGATGACAGTACCCATGCCTCGTGGGGAAATCAATCCCGCAGTATTGGCGGCGGCTCAAGTAGCTGGTGTCACGGAAATATATAGTATTGGTGGGGCGCAAGCGATAGCAGCCCTCGCCTATGGTACAGAAACCATCACCCCTGTAGATAAGATTGTCGGCCCTGGTAATGCTTATGTAGCTGAAGCTAAACGTCAAGTATTCGGTACTGTAGGTATAGATAGCATCGCCGGGCCTTCTGAGATTTTAGTGGTCGCAGATGCTCAAAACCAGCCCGAATGGATAGCTTGGGATTTACTCTCACAAGCAGAACATGACCCCAGCGCACAGTCCATTTTAATTACTGACTCGGAAAGCTTTGCTCAACAAGTCATCGCCGCCGTTGAACAAGTAATTCCCCAACTATCCACCAAAGAAGCAGCTAGCACAAGTTGGCAAAAACATGGTGCTGTGATTATTGTCGAAGATTTAGCAGATAGCATCCCCTTACTTAATCAACTAGCTCCCGAACACGTAGAATTGTGCGTAGATCATCCCCAACTACTCGCCAGTCGAATTAAATGTGCTGGTAGTATGTTTTTGGGACGTTACACCCCAGAAGCCATCGGTGATTATTTAGGTGGCCCTAATCATGTTCTACCTACATCCCGTTCTGCCCGTTTTGCCTCTGGTTTGAGTGTTTATGATTTTCTCAAACGCATCACCTATTTAGAATGCAATCAAGCTGCACTACAGGAAGTTGGTAACGCTGCTGTCACCTTAGCCACAGCCGAAGGTTTACCTGCTCATGCGGGGAGTGTGGCTATACGCCTAAAATCAAATTCTGCGGTTGAGATCAAGTGA
- a CDS encoding gamma-glutamylcyclotransferase, with protein MAELHTKNSGGVRIFVYGTLKPGEINYQRYCTNCVVDAQKAMTRGELFALPMGYPAMTMGKELVHGYLLTFAEPEILDVLDYLEDYEPTREMSANLYNRYEIEVYSINYVSLGWAWVYVMNPEKVKQLGGRHLVDGCWSGN; from the coding sequence ATGGCTGAATTACATACAAAAAATTCTGGTGGAGTGCGAATTTTTGTCTACGGGACACTCAAACCAGGCGAAATCAATTATCAAAGATATTGTACTAATTGTGTAGTGGATGCCCAAAAAGCCATGACAAGGGGTGAATTGTTTGCTTTGCCGATGGGCTACCCAGCCATGACGATGGGAAAAGAACTAGTCCACGGATATTTACTGACTTTTGCTGAACCTGAGATTTTGGATGTTCTGGATTATTTAGAAGATTATGAGCCTACTAGAGAAATGTCAGCAAATCTATATAATCGCTACGAGATAGAAGTGTACAGCATCAACTATGTGTCTCTGGGTTGGGCTTGGGTGTATGTTATGAACCCAGAAAAAGTCAAGCAGTTAGGAGGTAGACACCTAGTTGATGGGTGCTGGAGTGGTAATTGA
- a CDS encoding two-component system response regulator gives MIERSRKHTGSTEQNLSGSPAPIQVNDNSSNHHLKVQKIDNYSLDISKEDFMVTKSQKSNSLLNTNLNSDYDGLIPKTINTATFPVRSFDSDPPKVLVVDDHTASRMTAVALLSLEGYTVIEAESGYIAVEMVKQQQPDLVLLDVMMPGMDGFEVCQLIKQEENTRLIPVIFITALNDRRSRIQGIEVGADDFLSKPFDRVELVARVKSLVRQKRLNEDLDHAEQALFSIARAVESRDPNTGDHCERLAKIGQIFGEYLNLPRCQIRDLGWGGYLHDIGKVGIPDAVLLKQGELTPEDWEIMKQHVMIGEKICQPLRSMQGVIPIIRHHHERWDGSGYPDGLKGNEIPYIAQVFQIIDIYDALTSERPYKKAFTPEEALCIMLDETDSGWRNPELMQQFAEFILSCESH, from the coding sequence GTGATTGAAAGGAGTAGAAAACACACAGGCTCTACTGAACAAAATTTGAGTGGGTCTCCAGCCCCTATTCAAGTAAATGATAATAGCTCAAACCACCACCTAAAAGTGCAGAAAATAGATAATTATTCTCTGGATATATCCAAAGAAGATTTTATGGTCACAAAAAGCCAAAAATCAAATTCTTTGCTCAACACTAATCTCAATTCAGATTATGACGGACTAATTCCCAAAACTATCAATACTGCTACTTTCCCAGTTAGGAGTTTTGATTCCGATCCTCCAAAAGTATTAGTGGTTGATGATCACACAGCTAGCAGAATGACTGCTGTCGCCTTACTATCGCTAGAAGGCTATACAGTCATTGAGGCAGAAAGTGGTTACATAGCTGTGGAAATGGTCAAACAACAGCAACCTGATCTAGTTTTACTAGACGTAATGATGCCTGGAATGGATGGATTTGAAGTCTGTCAATTAATCAAGCAGGAAGAAAACACAAGATTAATCCCTGTAATTTTCATTACAGCATTAAACGACAGGCGATCGCGCATTCAAGGCATTGAAGTTGGAGCCGATGACTTTTTAAGCAAACCCTTTGACCGAGTAGAACTAGTAGCACGCGTCAAATCCCTCGTGCGCCAGAAACGTTTAAATGAAGATTTAGACCACGCAGAACAAGCACTATTTTCCATCGCCAGAGCCGTGGAAAGTCGTGACCCCAACACAGGCGACCATTGTGAGCGACTAGCCAAGATCGGCCAAATTTTTGGGGAATATCTCAATCTCCCCCGTTGCCAAATTCGAGATTTAGGATGGGGTGGTTATCTTCACGATATCGGTAAAGTAGGAATACCTGACGCAGTTCTGCTTAAACAAGGCGAACTCACTCCTGAAGATTGGGAAATTATGAAACAACACGTAATGATTGGAGAAAAAATTTGCCAACCATTACGCAGTATGCAAGGTGTAATTCCCATTATTCGCCATCATCATGAACGCTGGGATGGTTCAGGTTATCCCGATGGTTTAAAGGGAAATGAAATTCCCTACATTGCTCAAGTATTCCAGATTATTGATATTTACGATGCTTTAACTAGCGAACGTCCCTATAAAAAAGCGTTCACTCCCGAAGAAGCATTATGTATCATGTTAGATGAAACTGATTCTGGATGGCGCAACCCTGAACTCATGCAGCAGTTTGCTGAATTTATTCTCTCGTGTGAATCTCATTAA
- a CDS encoding tRNA (5-methylaminomethyl-2-thiouridine)(34)-methyltransferase MnmD, giving the protein MSELENNFTPQRTADGSWTFFSQAFGEAFHSHFGAKQESFLKFVSPTQLAVAAQKPVVRLLDVCYGLGYNTAAALQTIWAVNPDCYVELIGLELNPAVPQAAIAHHVLDNWDYEHTEILTQLAFEQQVNTNRLQAKLLIGDARKSIQIVNQSGFTADAIFLDPFSPPQCPQLWTVEFIQQVALCLHADGVLATYSCAASVRTALILAGLQIGSTAPVGRRSPGTVAAYTQGEQSAPHPALPPLSSSEKEHLLTRAAIPYRDPQLHDSAAVIWQRRQQEQQNSSLEPTSRWRKRWSLSKNS; this is encoded by the coding sequence ATGTCAGAATTAGAAAATAATTTTACTCCCCAGAGGACAGCCGATGGTTCTTGGACATTCTTCTCCCAAGCCTTTGGGGAAGCTTTTCATAGCCATTTTGGAGCCAAGCAAGAAAGTTTTTTGAAATTTGTCAGTCCGACTCAATTAGCTGTGGCTGCTCAAAAACCTGTCGTGCGTTTATTGGATGTTTGTTACGGTCTAGGATACAACACAGCCGCAGCTTTACAGACGATTTGGGCAGTCAATCCCGATTGTTATGTGGAATTGATTGGTTTAGAACTGAATCCAGCTGTACCACAAGCAGCGATCGCTCATCATGTTTTAGACAACTGGGATTATGAACATACTGAGATTTTGACTCAGCTAGCTTTTGAACAACAGGTAAATACCAACCGTCTCCAGGCAAAATTATTGATTGGTGATGCTAGAAAATCAATTCAGATTGTGAATCAATCTGGTTTTACAGCCGATGCAATTTTTTTAGACCCTTTTTCACCGCCTCAGTGTCCTCAACTATGGACGGTTGAATTTATCCAACAAGTGGCTCTGTGTTTACACGCTGATGGTGTTCTAGCGACTTATTCTTGTGCTGCGTCCGTACGTACGGCTTTAATTTTAGCAGGATTACAAATTGGCTCAACTGCACCCGTGGGTAGGCGATCGCCTGGGACAGTAGCCGCCTATACTCAAGGTGAGCAATCTGCACCTCACCCTGCACTTCCTCCCCTATCTTCGTCTGAGAAAGAACATCTACTCACTCGTGCGGCTATTCCCTACCGTGATCCACAATTGCATGATTCAGCTGCTGTGATCTGGCAAAGACGACAGCAAGAACAACAAAATAGCTCTCTAGAACCTACTTCTCGTTGGCGAAAACGCTGGTCACTCAGTAAGAACTCTTAA
- a CDS encoding sulfurtransferase gives MTNVQFVVSSAWLIQHLHDPQVVIVDCRFSLADPQLGRNQYQASHIEGAYYLDLNLDLSSPVGEHGGRHPLPEPQELAEKLAAIGVEFQKTLVVAYDDSRLAFAARLWWLLRYLGHEQVAVLDGGFSQWEKAGYPVTDVIPSPQKASFVPEVRPELVVDREVVKNRKDLPNVVLIDSREGDRYRGEREPTDKIAGHIPGAVNYYWMEVTDASGSLIPITEHQKRWQPVESSEEILVYCGSGVTACANLLSLELAGIHTGKLYAGSWSDWISY, from the coding sequence ATGACTAATGTTCAGTTTGTTGTTTCGTCGGCTTGGCTAATACAACACTTGCATGATCCACAGGTTGTAATTGTAGATTGTCGCTTTTCTTTAGCTGACCCACAACTAGGACGTAATCAGTACCAAGCTAGTCATATAGAGGGTGCTTATTACTTGGATTTAAATTTGGATCTTTCCAGTCCTGTAGGTGAACATGGGGGAAGACATCCTTTACCAGAACCTCAAGAATTAGCTGAGAAATTAGCAGCTATTGGGGTAGAATTTCAAAAAACTTTAGTTGTCGCTTACGATGACTCGCGCTTGGCTTTTGCAGCTCGTCTTTGGTGGTTGTTACGTTATTTAGGTCATGAACAAGTAGCTGTTTTAGATGGTGGTTTTAGCCAATGGGAAAAGGCTGGCTATCCAGTGACAGACGTGATTCCTTCACCTCAAAAAGCTAGCTTTGTCCCTGAAGTGCGACCAGAGTTAGTAGTAGATCGGGAAGTTGTTAAAAATCGGAAAGATTTACCGAATGTAGTTTTGATAGATTCGAGAGAAGGCGATCGCTATCGTGGTGAACGAGAACCAACTGATAAAATTGCTGGTCATATTCCCGGCGCAGTTAATTATTATTGGATGGAAGTGACCGATGCGTCAGGCTCCCTAATTCCCATCACTGAACATCAAAAACGCTGGCAACCAGTAGAATCATCGGAGGAAATTCTAGTTTATTGTGGGTCTGGTGTCACTGCTTGTGCAAACTTGCTGTCTCTAGAATTAGCTGGTATTCACACTGGTAAGCTTTACGCCGGTAGTTGGAGTGATTGGATTAGTTATTAG
- a CDS encoding S9 family peptidase, whose amino-acid sequence MNKILFAILIGFLVISCDAPPQQKSQTTTPQQNTIRTGNTVDAFRPKADKGVTLTGARRGFQTKLIRRESASKIVPEPPTQLARIVYYDAKVGKLAAYISKPPQQGQRFPAIIWISGGDYNTIDDGFFRDAPPENDQTASAFPQAGIVIMYPSLRGGNNNPGVREGFFGEVDDVLAAADYLAKQDFVDPQRIYLGGHSTGGTLALLVAESTQRFRAIFSFGPVEDVRNYDDEYLPFDQSNEQEFELRAPQRWLQSIQRPVFVFEGDEQPGNSDSLRSLARNSRNPLVQFHLVKGANHFSVLSPTTQLLAKKILQDDKSSTKITITETELNQLLTK is encoded by the coding sequence GTGAATAAGATACTATTCGCAATATTAATAGGATTTTTAGTTATTAGTTGTGATGCGCCGCCACAACAAAAATCACAGACAACTACCCCACAACAGAATACCATCCGTACAGGTAACACTGTGGATGCTTTTCGCCCCAAGGCAGACAAAGGGGTGACTTTAACAGGAGCTAGACGCGGTTTTCAAACCAAACTCATCCGCAGGGAGTCTGCAAGTAAAATCGTTCCCGAACCACCAACCCAACTAGCCCGCATTGTCTACTATGATGCGAAGGTAGGCAAACTAGCAGCTTATATAAGTAAGCCACCGCAACAGGGTCAACGTTTTCCTGCCATCATCTGGATTTCGGGTGGAGACTACAACACAATTGATGATGGTTTTTTCCGCGACGCACCACCAGAGAATGATCAAACGGCTAGCGCATTTCCTCAAGCTGGAATTGTCATCATGTATCCTTCACTGCGCGGTGGTAACAATAATCCTGGTGTCAGGGAAGGGTTTTTTGGGGAAGTGGATGATGTGCTAGCAGCAGCAGATTATCTCGCTAAACAAGACTTTGTTGATCCTCAAAGGATATATCTGGGGGGACATAGCACTGGCGGTACTCTAGCATTGTTGGTGGCTGAATCAACTCAGAGATTTCGAGCTATATTTTCTTTTGGGCCTGTGGAAGATGTCAGAAACTACGATGACGAATATCTTCCTTTTGATCAGTCCAATGAACAAGAATTTGAACTCCGCGCACCACAACGTTGGCTACAATCAATCCAACGTCCTGTTTTTGTTTTTGAAGGCGACGAACAACCGGGAAACAGCGACTCACTGCGATCGCTTGCTCGCAACTCACGCAACCCTTTAGTTCAATTTCATCTAGTGAAAGGTGCAAATCATTTTAGTGTCCTCTCCCCCACAACGCAGTTGTTAGCAAAAAAGATTCTTCAGGATGACAAAAGTAGCACTAAGATCACGATTACAGAAACGGAATTAAACCAGCTGTTGACAAAGTGA
- a CDS encoding response regulator — protein sequence MPEYILFVDDEKLVKRLVSHYFRNQISQEKYEFIFAYNGIEALEKLQEYPLANLVITDINMPEMDGLTLIGKIREFRPYIKTIVISAYEDLKLIRQAMNLGACDFINKPIDFQDLETSIQRTLDELHQLKPAPLSSMLHVPTANIHNSSSGINEYLQESQIVMREVINNLSSHRQKFAEISLNYVQNSPEINSEALLLEVSQMLESIKNSTERLEQISNAVIGY from the coding sequence ATGCCTGAATATATTCTATTTGTAGATGATGAAAAACTAGTTAAACGTCTAGTATCTCACTATTTCAGAAACCAGATATCACAAGAAAAATATGAGTTTATTTTTGCCTATAACGGCATAGAAGCTCTGGAAAAGTTACAAGAATATCCCCTTGCTAATTTGGTGATTACTGATATTAATATGCCAGAGATGGATGGTTTAACATTAATTGGCAAAATCCGCGAATTTCGCCCATATATCAAAACTATTGTGATATCAGCTTACGAAGATTTGAAACTCATCAGACAAGCTATGAATTTAGGTGCTTGTGACTTCATTAATAAACCTATAGACTTTCAAGATTTAGAAACTAGTATTCAGCGTACTTTAGATGAACTGCACCAGTTAAAACCAGCCCCATTATCATCAATGCTTCATGTGCCAACAGCCAATATACATAACTCCAGTAGTGGCATAAATGAGTATTTGCAAGAAAGTCAAATAGTGATGAGAGAAGTAATTAATAACCTGTCATCTCACCGACAAAAATTTGCAGAAATCTCTCTGAATTATGTACAAAATTCTCCAGAAATAAATAGCGAAGCTTTGTTATTAGAAGTTTCTCAAATGTTGGAATCAATAAAAAACAGCACTGAGCGTCTTGAGCAGATCAGTAATGCAGTCATTGGCTATTAA